A DNA window from Bradyrhizobium barranii subsp. barranii contains the following coding sequences:
- a CDS encoding DUF2840 domain-containing protein translates to MSDLTEVEVLWLEKRIENRIRFGRLAEEKKIDRHRRVLSFAPGSIFAFVRWTSNDFGTIISRIDILRAVAPGQRCSTVPYVKPGGEILLSLSGWPKVERVLQMVDAIEALGIDPADVAPDHWHHIHNRLSVNENPRPYTRARHQAWLHRQRVMR, encoded by the coding sequence ATGAGCGACCTCACCGAAGTGGAAGTGTTGTGGCTCGAGAAGCGGATTGAAAACCGTATTCGGTTCGGGCGCCTCGCTGAGGAGAAGAAGATCGATCGTCACCGACGCGTCTTGTCATTCGCGCCAGGCAGCATCTTTGCCTTCGTCCGATGGACCTCCAACGACTTTGGCACGATCATCTCGCGAATTGACATCTTGCGCGCGGTCGCACCGGGACAGCGCTGCTCGACCGTGCCGTATGTGAAGCCCGGCGGGGAGATTTTGCTGAGCCTCTCCGGTTGGCCAAAAGTCGAACGGGTGCTGCAGATGGTCGACGCCATCGAAGCGCTCGGCATTGATCCCGCCGACGTCGCTCCCGATCATTGGCATCACATTCATAATCGTCTGTCCGTCAACGAAAACCCGCGCCCCTACACGAGAGCCCGCCACCAGGCATGGCTTCACCGGCAGAGGGTCATGCGATGA
- a CDS encoding replication initiator protein A, producing MRRKHHSERDQLELFRALPGDLAPRDAQDLMAYPFFSLAKTKRIVPIDFRTGAIAIRVEAVPEHGMATIWDADVLIWAASQIVEARDAGLKTSRLMAATPYEILTFVGRGTSARDYDRLKAGLDRLQSTTVLTSIRQPAERRRHRFSWINEWKETADANGRPFGLELILPDWFYAGVIDDALVLTIDRAYFDLTGGLERWLYRLVRKHGGRQDGGWSFDLVHLHAKSGILSPLKHFAYDVRQIVQRQTLPGYQLVLTRDPNGAERLNFAPTPVDPLTARLRRRGLIPNSEDNL from the coding sequence ATGCGGCGCAAACACCATTCCGAGCGCGACCAGCTTGAGCTCTTTCGGGCGCTACCCGGCGATCTAGCGCCCCGCGACGCACAGGATCTGATGGCTTATCCGTTCTTCTCGCTGGCAAAAACAAAGCGCATCGTGCCGATCGATTTCCGTACCGGTGCGATCGCAATTCGTGTCGAAGCCGTGCCGGAACACGGCATGGCAACCATCTGGGATGCAGACGTTCTGATCTGGGCTGCTTCCCAGATCGTCGAAGCTCGTGACGCCGGCTTGAAGACGTCGCGCCTGATGGCTGCAACGCCTTACGAGATTCTGACGTTTGTCGGCCGCGGCACCAGCGCGAGGGACTATGACCGACTGAAGGCGGGTCTCGACAGACTTCAGTCAACGACCGTGCTGACATCGATCCGCCAGCCGGCAGAGCGGCGACGGCATCGCTTCTCCTGGATCAACGAGTGGAAGGAGACGGCCGATGCAAATGGTCGCCCATTTGGCCTCGAGCTGATCCTGCCGGACTGGTTCTACGCGGGCGTAATCGATGACGCGCTCGTGCTGACGATTGATCGCGCTTATTTCGATCTGACGGGCGGGCTTGAGCGCTGGCTTTATCGTCTTGTGCGTAAGCACGGCGGTCGGCAGGACGGCGGTTGGAGTTTTGATCTTGTGCACCTCCATGCCAAGTCCGGCATCCTTTCTCCGCTCAAGCACTTTGCTTACGACGTACGTCAGATCGTTCAGCGCCAGACATTGCCTGGCTATCAGCTCGTGCTCACGCGCGATCCGAACGGCGCCGAGCGACTGAACTTCGCGCCTACGCCTGTTGATCCCTTAACGGCACGTCTGCGCCGGCGCGGTCTCATTCCAAATTCGGAGGACAATCTGTGA
- a CDS encoding transcriptional regulator domain-containing protein has translation MPKFDWRSSESYKSLQDADVIDVAWEFLRRNPDYRRDYEETIKNSPDGEVTPEFRRRWGICFRP, from the coding sequence ATGCCTAAATTCGACTGGCGGTCGTCAGAGTCCTACAAGAGCCTTCAAGATGCCGATGTTATCGATGTCGCCTGGGAGTTCCTTCGTCGAAACCCGGATTACCGACGCGACTATGAAGAGACGATCAAGAACAGCCCGGATGGCGAAGTAACCCCCGAGTTTAGGAGGAGATGGGGCATCTGCTTTCGCCCATGA
- a CDS encoding DUF2285 domain-containing protein → MKKPPLDPDIADVAPSDPKLTPYDEQHVVTYMRLLQAEGEGADWREVAQLVLKIDPVREPDRARNAYQSHLARAKWASEQGRLLRGTSSN, encoded by the coding sequence ATGAAGAAGCCGCCGCTCGATCCCGACATTGCGGACGTTGCCCCCTCGGATCCGAAGCTGACGCCGTATGACGAGCAGCATGTTGTGACGTATATGCGACTTCTGCAGGCAGAGGGTGAGGGCGCTGACTGGAGAGAAGTCGCTCAGCTCGTGCTTAAGATTGACCCGGTGCGTGAGCCGGATCGTGCGCGGAATGCATACCAGAGTCACCTCGCGCGCGCTAAGTGGGCCAGCGAGCAAGGACGTCTCTTGCGTGGTACTAGCTCAAACTAG
- a CDS encoding DUF2285 domain-containing protein: MLDLATGQVRRAADGWHAVLRIGAVEHRVWFKAPLEVGAHYVAELPFDGDFDERAYAARRLWRAIKGRTAGPAFRDLSKQRRERLSEAIRALDAQSDGSTYRAIAEALFGKKRIPDRAWKTHDLRNRTVRLVQTGLALVHGGYRRLLRPGRRDE; the protein is encoded by the coding sequence GTGCTTGATCTCGCCACTGGCCAGGTCCGCCGCGCTGCTGACGGCTGGCATGCTGTGCTGCGCATCGGTGCGGTGGAACATCGCGTCTGGTTCAAAGCGCCGCTGGAAGTAGGGGCCCACTACGTCGCCGAGTTACCGTTCGACGGCGACTTCGACGAACGCGCGTACGCGGCACGACGGTTATGGCGCGCAATAAAGGGGCGCACGGCAGGCCCTGCGTTTCGCGATCTGTCAAAGCAAAGGCGCGAGCGGTTGAGTGAAGCTATTCGCGCGCTCGATGCACAGAGCGATGGCAGCACATATCGCGCCATCGCAGAAGCGCTGTTCGGCAAGAAACGCATCCCAGATCGAGCCTGGAAAACTCACGATCTGCGCAATCGAACCGTCCGTCTGGTGCAAACCGGCCTCGCACTGGTGCACGGCGGTTATCGCCGACTTCTGCGACCCGGGCGTAGAGACGAATAG
- a CDS encoding relaxase/mobilization nuclease domain-containing protein produces MSVGDSDLRIRPGRIRGTRAPKPKSFINQVLRAAKKSGHSPSHAATGKRSSSYGRSTFGRGRISFSRSRLFSPARRVVVKARVVRHQGRSFRSAPLAAQLSYLKRDGVTRNSEKAVMFDAGSDRTDDAAFADRCKDDRHHFRFIVSPEDAAEMTDLRAFTRDLARQMEVDLGTRLDWVAVDHWNTDNPHVHLLVRGVDQTGADLVISRDYISRGLRSRAEELVSIELGPKPEHEIRNALEKEIAAERWTRLDVEIRMAADETGAIDLRPENPGAADPEIRRLMIGRLQHLEKMGLAAPAGSGEWMVGLEAERNLRDLGMRGDVIKTMHRVFTDRGEARGVADYMIDGEKPDSPIIGRLVDRGLHDELTGEAYAVIDGTDGRAHHVRFRGIEAFEHAPPIGGIVEVRRFGGPDDRHPTLVLANRSDFDLNQQVTAPGATWIDHRLVESDPMPLSMGGFGRETRDAMQARAEHLASEGLARRQGQRVIMQRDLLNTLRRRELDAVGAKLSAKTGLTHIKAATGEHVSGTYRQRLTLASGRFAMIDNGLGFQLVPWSREIEKKLGQHVAGVTKEGGGIEWAIGRKRDLGL; encoded by the coding sequence GTGAGCGTAGGCGACAGCGATTTGCGCATCCGGCCTGGCCGCATCCGCGGTACGCGAGCGCCAAAGCCAAAGAGCTTCATCAACCAGGTGCTGCGCGCGGCGAAGAAGTCCGGTCACAGCCCTTCGCATGCGGCTACGGGTAAGCGTTCCTCGAGCTACGGGCGCTCGACCTTCGGGCGCGGCCGGATCAGTTTTAGCCGTAGCCGCCTGTTCAGTCCGGCGCGGCGCGTGGTGGTGAAGGCGCGTGTTGTTCGTCATCAGGGACGTTCCTTCCGTTCCGCGCCGCTGGCCGCCCAGCTCTCGTACCTCAAGCGCGACGGCGTCACCCGCAACAGCGAGAAGGCGGTGATGTTCGATGCCGGCAGTGACCGCACTGACGACGCAGCCTTCGCGGATCGCTGCAAGGACGACCGGCATCATTTCCGGTTCATCGTCTCGCCCGAGGACGCCGCTGAGATGACCGATCTCAGAGCCTTCACGCGCGATCTTGCCAGGCAAATGGAAGTCGATCTCGGCACTCGGCTCGATTGGGTCGCCGTCGATCACTGGAACACGGACAATCCGCATGTCCATCTGCTCGTGCGGGGTGTCGATCAGACCGGCGCCGACCTCGTGATCTCACGAGATTACATCAGCCGAGGCTTGCGCTCGCGCGCCGAGGAATTGGTCTCGATCGAGCTTGGCCCGAAGCCCGAGCACGAGATTCGCAATGCCCTGGAAAAGGAGATCGCGGCCGAACGCTGGACGCGGCTCGACGTCGAGATCCGCATGGCCGCCGATGAAACCGGCGCCATCGACCTACGCCCCGAGAATCCCGGCGCAGCCGACCCTGAAATCCGTCGTTTGATGATTGGACGGCTCCAACACTTGGAGAAGATGGGCCTCGCTGCGCCTGCCGGCTCCGGCGAATGGATGGTCGGGCTGGAGGCTGAGCGCAATCTCCGCGACCTCGGCATGCGCGGCGACGTCATCAAGACTATGCACCGCGTCTTCACCGACCGCGGGGAGGCACGCGGCGTCGCCGACTATATGATCGATGGTGAGAAGCCGGATTCGCCGATCATCGGCCGGTTGGTCGACAGGGGACTCCATGACGAACTGACCGGCGAGGCTTATGCCGTGATCGACGGCACAGACGGACGCGCCCACCACGTTCGCTTCCGCGGCATCGAGGCATTCGAGCACGCCCCGCCGATCGGAGGGATCGTCGAGGTCCGCCGCTTTGGGGGGCCGGACGATCGGCACCCGACGTTGGTGCTCGCCAACCGCAGCGATTTCGACCTCAACCAGCAGGTCACCGCTCCCGGCGCGACCTGGATCGACCATCGCCTCGTTGAGAGCGATCCGATGCCGCTCTCCATGGGTGGGTTTGGTCGCGAAACGCGCGACGCCATGCAGGCCCGTGCCGAACATCTCGCAAGCGAGGGGCTCGCCAGGCGGCAGGGTCAGCGCGTCATCATGCAGCGCGATCTCTTGAACACCTTGCGTCGACGCGAACTGGACGCGGTGGGTGCAAAACTATCAGCCAAGACGGGGTTGACGCACATAAAGGCCGCGACCGGCGAGCATGTGAGCGGCACCTATCGTCAACGCCTGACGCTCGCCTCCGGTCGCTTCGCCATGATCGACAACGGCCTCGGCTTCCAACTCGTGCCCTGGTCGCGCGAGATCGAGAAGAAACTCGGCCAGCACGTCGCCGGCGTCACCAAGGAGGGTGGCGGCATCGAGTGGGCCATTGGTCGCAAACGAGACCTGGGCTTGTAG
- a CDS encoding S26 family signal peptidase, with protein MTPRLKTLTTMLCGAVALIAPIVLEIAPAYIWNASESVPIGLYRVQPADKLFVTELLAVQPPEPLATFLDLNGYLPAGLPMLKRVLALPAQTVCRSGLTISVDAIEMGEARDRDGRGRPLPRWQGCRVVGEGDLFVMNWQSTNSLDGRYFGFLPASAVIGRALPVWTWED; from the coding sequence ATGACACCGCGGCTCAAGACGTTGACCACGATGCTCTGCGGTGCCGTCGCACTTATCGCTCCAATCGTTCTGGAGATTGCGCCGGCCTACATCTGGAATGCATCCGAGAGCGTACCGATCGGGCTCTACCGTGTGCAGCCGGCGGACAAACTATTCGTTACGGAACTCCTTGCTGTACAGCCACCGGAGCCGCTCGCGACATTCCTCGACCTGAACGGCTATCTGCCGGCCGGGCTGCCGATGCTCAAACGCGTGCTGGCGCTTCCCGCGCAGACCGTTTGCCGAAGCGGGCTCACCATTTCGGTTGACGCCATCGAAATGGGCGAGGCCAGAGATCGCGATGGCCGTGGTCGACCGCTGCCGAGATGGCAGGGTTGCCGCGTCGTCGGCGAGGGCGATCTCTTTGTCATGAACTGGCAGTCCACCAACTCGCTGGATGGCCGCTATTTCGGGTTTTTGCCAGCATCGGCCGTCATTGGCCGTGCGCTGCCAGTGTGGACCTGGGAGGATTGA
- a CDS encoding helix-turn-helix transcriptional regulator, producing MPDPMAGLPPRFLRTPEAARYLGLSGRTLEKHRTYGTGPTYRKIGGRVVYALDDLKAWADLGAKTSTSDPGKGTVLPAKKHPTLRPYAGQERR from the coding sequence ATGCCCGATCCGATGGCCGGACTACCCCCGCGCTTCCTGCGTACACCGGAGGCCGCGCGCTATCTTGGCCTTTCCGGTCGCACGCTCGAGAAGCACCGCACGTACGGCACCGGGCCGACGTATCGGAAGATCGGCGGTCGTGTGGTCTATGCACTGGATGATCTGAAAGCTTGGGCCGATCTCGGCGCCAAAACGTCGACGTCCGATCCCGGCAAGGGGACGGTCTTGCCTGCCAAGAAGCATCCGACCCTGCGCCCCTATGCGGGCCAGGAACGTCGCTGA
- a CDS encoding lytic transglycosylase domain-containing protein: MFERSLRAVVALFVGLIVSNVAVVAETPPTDPAATYATSDPFADFIEDASRRFGVPVRWIRAVINVESAGDARARSPKGAMGLMQIMPGTWAELRLRYDLGNDPYNPHDNILAGTAYLCELRDRYGAPGLLAAYNAGPARYEEHLAGRPLPAETQAYLQKLVPIIGSEIAAPSAVASLQPSAATLFVVRSQSSKTAARLRPGRPLNQAPTAASVHDISAIVPQATGLFVARSDAGARND, from the coding sequence TTGTTCGAGAGGAGCCTGCGCGCAGTCGTAGCGTTGTTCGTTGGGCTGATCGTGAGTAACGTTGCTGTTGTCGCCGAGACGCCGCCCACGGACCCTGCCGCAACGTATGCGACTAGCGATCCATTTGCAGATTTCATCGAAGACGCCTCGCGTCGCTTCGGCGTTCCGGTGCGCTGGATACGCGCAGTCATAAACGTCGAAAGCGCCGGAGATGCGCGCGCCAGGTCACCGAAAGGCGCCATGGGGCTGATGCAGATCATGCCAGGGACGTGGGCAGAGCTACGTCTGCGGTACGACCTCGGCAACGATCCCTACAATCCCCATGACAACATTCTTGCGGGTACCGCGTACCTGTGCGAACTGCGCGACCGCTACGGTGCGCCGGGCTTGCTTGCAGCCTACAACGCGGGGCCTGCTCGTTACGAAGAGCATCTTGCCGGCCGTCCATTGCCAGCAGAGACCCAAGCCTATTTGCAGAAGCTAGTGCCAATCATCGGCAGTGAAATTGCAGCGCCCAGCGCAGTCGCGAGTCTGCAGCCATCAGCAGCCACGCTCTTCGTTGTGCGGTCTCAAAGTTCAAAGACCGCTGCCCGGCTCCGGCCTGGGCGTCCACTGAACCAGGCTCCGACGGCTGCCTCCGTTCACGACATCTCGGCCATTGTGCCACAGGCAACAGGGTTGTTCGTCGCGAGATCTGATGCGGGGGCCCGCAATGACTGA
- a CDS encoding IS110 family RNA-guided transposase, translating to MNEDIAAYVGVDWASATHYAYALDAQGAKLGHRSFQHSGDGLAELADWIQRTTGAEPGRIAIGIEVPHGPVVESLMDSGFLVHALNPKQLDRFRDRFTMAGAKDDRLDAFVLADALRTDSRFYRFLEPVHPTIIQLREWSRMMEDLSAERNRLANRFRHQLWRYFPQMLELAEDWSQQWILDLWDLIPTPARARAVRMSTIARRLKESRVKRWTADTLLNHLRSTPISVASGVTEACVAHCELILGRLRLVMQQMKLAMKELERLCSAVAELPSATGIAPHADPKILRSMPGIGTIVLAALLSEGHDAIVRRDAQALRGLSGVVPVTRRSGKQIVVVMRQSCPHRLRTAVYHWARVAVLHDFQTRNRYAALRKRGHSHARALRSIGSRLIGVACAMLRTGELFDNGRPPQSAAA from the coding sequence ATGAATGAAGACATAGCTGCCTACGTGGGTGTCGATTGGGCATCGGCGACACACTACGCTTACGCTTTGGATGCCCAAGGAGCAAAACTCGGCCATCGTTCGTTCCAACATAGCGGTGACGGGTTGGCTGAACTGGCAGACTGGATTCAGCGCACGACGGGTGCCGAGCCAGGCCGGATCGCGATTGGCATCGAGGTCCCGCACGGGCCCGTCGTCGAGAGCCTGATGGATTCGGGTTTCCTGGTTCATGCGCTAAATCCAAAGCAGCTTGATCGATTTCGAGATCGCTTCACCATGGCAGGCGCCAAGGATGATCGGCTCGACGCTTTCGTGCTCGCTGATGCTCTGCGGACCGATAGCCGTTTCTATCGATTCCTGGAGCCAGTGCATCCGACGATCATTCAGCTACGTGAGTGGTCGCGCATGATGGAGGACTTGTCCGCCGAACGCAATCGCCTGGCCAACCGCTTTCGTCATCAGCTCTGGCGCTATTTCCCGCAAATGCTCGAGCTCGCGGAAGACTGGTCGCAGCAGTGGATTTTGGATCTTTGGGATCTGATCCCCACACCGGCAAGGGCGCGGGCCGTGAGGATGTCGACGATCGCAAGGCGCCTTAAGGAGAGCAGGGTAAAGAGGTGGACTGCGGACACCTTGCTCAATCATCTCCGCAGCACACCGATATCTGTTGCATCCGGTGTCACGGAAGCCTGCGTGGCGCATTGCGAGCTCATTCTAGGCCGTCTGCGGCTGGTTATGCAGCAGATGAAGCTCGCCATGAAGGAACTCGAGCGCCTGTGTTCGGCGGTGGCCGAACTTCCATCAGCGACCGGCATCGCGCCTCACGCCGATCCCAAGATCTTGCGGTCGATGCCTGGAATCGGAACGATCGTCCTCGCGGCACTTCTGTCCGAAGGACACGATGCGATCGTTCGTCGAGACGCTCAGGCGCTTCGGGGATTATCGGGCGTCGTGCCCGTCACGAGACGCAGCGGTAAGCAAATTGTCGTGGTCATGAGGCAGTCTTGTCCGCACCGTCTGAGGACCGCTGTCTATCATTGGGCACGCGTTGCGGTGCTGCATGACTTCCAAACACGCAATCGATATGCCGCCTTACGCAAGCGTGGACATTCCCATGCCCGCGCGCTCCGATCAATCGGCAGCAGGTTGATTGGCGTTGCTTGTGCCATGCTCAGGACCGGCGAACTCTTCGACAACGGCCGACCGCCGCAGTCCGCGGCGGCCTGA
- a CDS encoding helix-turn-helix domain-containing protein, translating into MDMRKLVGRNFARLRKQKRFTQEKFAEASGFTQQYVSDLERGRRNPTVVTLFELASTLGVSHVDLVLPDEEARSERSKPAKRK; encoded by the coding sequence ATGGACATGCGCAAGTTGGTCGGTCGGAATTTCGCAAGACTGCGGAAGCAGAAGCGCTTCACGCAGGAAAAATTCGCCGAAGCGTCCGGCTTTACCCAACAATATGTCAGTGACCTGGAGCGTGGCCGCCGCAATCCAACTGTTGTAACACTGTTTGAACTGGCAAGCACTTTAGGCGTCAGTCACGTCGACCTCGTCCTGCCAGACGAAGAGGCACGAAGCGAGCGATCAAAACCTGCAAAGCGGAAATGA
- a CDS encoding DUF932 domain-containing protein, whose amino-acid sequence MMTLSQGQQSASGAFRVDVSRGQRIGRVSSEWFSRPDDERYLNLPDLYDAVRGRAERAQARTVESRAIRVEANSTNSERLALTVPGRDEPVAPTHWSFGQLCTLVGAPTSYLRQLPAALSGINLQHGLLSHRAELVKTLEADNGRVELRAVTGPDYGRIWDHELVAAVMKIAGNGTGDTRWKVPGVLDWSTMTHNPFVDVTKDTTTLYASDRDVFLFLVDDTNPIEAGRLPDGSPDLYFRGFYCWNSEVGSKTLGIASFYLRAVCMNRNLWGVENFEEITIRHSKFAAQRFAHEAAPALISFANSSPAPFVAGIKAARERIVARTDEDRETFLRKNGFSKSETAKIIETVLGEEDRKPESIFDFVQGITAFARGKAHQDTRLELEGKAKRLMERAI is encoded by the coding sequence ATGATGACTTTATCGCAAGGCCAACAGTCGGCTTCCGGCGCCTTTCGTGTGGATGTATCGCGTGGCCAACGAATTGGCCGTGTGTCGTCGGAATGGTTCTCGCGACCGGATGACGAACGTTATTTGAACCTGCCTGACCTCTATGACGCCGTACGCGGTCGCGCCGAGCGCGCGCAGGCGCGGACGGTGGAAAGCCGGGCCATCCGGGTAGAGGCCAACAGCACCAATTCCGAGCGACTGGCCTTGACGGTACCCGGACGTGACGAGCCAGTGGCGCCCACCCATTGGAGCTTTGGCCAGTTGTGCACGCTGGTCGGCGCGCCGACCTCCTATCTGCGGCAACTTCCTGCGGCGCTGTCAGGCATCAACCTGCAACATGGTCTGCTCTCGCACCGCGCCGAGCTCGTGAAAACCCTCGAGGCCGATAACGGGAGGGTCGAGCTTCGTGCCGTCACCGGGCCGGACTATGGCCGCATCTGGGATCATGAACTCGTCGCCGCCGTGATGAAGATCGCAGGCAACGGCACAGGCGATACCCGGTGGAAGGTGCCGGGTGTGCTGGATTGGTCAACGATGACCCACAATCCCTTTGTGGACGTGACCAAGGACACAACGACGCTTTACGCCAGTGACCGCGACGTGTTCCTGTTTCTGGTCGACGATACCAACCCGATCGAGGCGGGGCGACTGCCGGACGGATCTCCGGATTTGTATTTTCGGGGATTTTACTGCTGGAACAGCGAGGTCGGCAGCAAGACGCTAGGCATTGCGAGCTTCTACCTCCGGGCCGTCTGCATGAACCGCAATCTTTGGGGCGTCGAGAATTTCGAGGAGATCACGATCCGGCATTCCAAATTTGCGGCGCAACGTTTCGCGCATGAAGCCGCACCGGCACTGATCAGCTTTGCCAATTCCTCGCCCGCGCCATTCGTTGCGGGAATCAAGGCCGCGCGGGAGCGGATCGTTGCGCGGACGGACGAAGACCGGGAGACCTTCCTTCGCAAGAATGGGTTTTCCAAATCCGAGACCGCGAAAATCATCGAAACAGTTCTAGGTGAAGAAGATCGCAAGCCGGAGAGCATCTTTGATTTCGTGCAGGGCATCACCGCCTTTGCCCGCGGCAAGGCTCATCAGGACACACGTCTTGAGCTAGAGGGCAAAGCAAAGCGCTTGATGGAGCGCGCCATCTGA
- a CDS encoding IS110 family RNA-guided transposase has translation MDFYAGLDVSLEATNICVVDGDGKVVREGKLETDPDAIELFLAEWGIHLRRVGLEAFSYSAWLYTALADKGLPVFCIETRHAKAALNAMLNKTDRNDAKGIAQMMRTGWFRAIHVKSESAQTLRALLVGRKALLGKVLDMENMIRGLLRPFGLKVGEISVGRFDARVREIMAGKTELEAIVTPLLDARSAMRLQLAKLHRLALTAARSDSAVRRMMTVPGVGASVALTFRATVDDPARFRKSTNVGAHFGLTPRRYQSGQTDRIGSISKCGDELTRTMLYEAAIAILTRIHKNFKLRLWGLRLARKKGLKRAATAVARALAVLLHKIWIDGTTFRFGAGGKRGRVAAAM, from the coding sequence ATGGACTTCTATGCAGGGCTCGACGTGTCGCTGGAGGCGACAAACATTTGCGTGGTGGACGGCGACGGCAAGGTCGTCCGGGAAGGGAAACTCGAGACCGATCCGGACGCAATCGAGCTGTTTTTGGCGGAATGGGGCATTCACCTCCGGCGCGTCGGCCTGGAGGCCTTTTCCTATAGCGCCTGGTTGTACACGGCGCTCGCCGACAAGGGCCTCCCCGTGTTTTGCATCGAGACCCGGCACGCCAAGGCGGCGCTGAACGCCATGCTGAACAAGACCGACCGGAATGACGCCAAGGGCATCGCCCAGATGATGCGGACCGGCTGGTTCCGCGCGATCCATGTCAAGTCGGAGAGCGCACAGACGTTGCGGGCGCTGCTGGTCGGGCGCAAGGCGCTGCTCGGCAAGGTGCTGGACATGGAGAACATGATCCGCGGCCTGTTGCGGCCGTTCGGCCTTAAGGTCGGCGAGATCTCGGTCGGCCGTTTTGATGCGCGGGTGCGCGAGATCATGGCCGGGAAGACGGAGCTGGAGGCCATCGTCACGCCGTTGCTGGACGCTAGAAGCGCGATGCGGCTGCAGCTGGCAAAACTGCACCGCTTGGCCCTGACGGCAGCGCGCAGCGACAGCGCGGTTAGACGGATGATGACCGTGCCCGGTGTGGGCGCATCGGTGGCGCTGACATTCCGCGCCACCGTCGACGATCCGGCGCGATTCAGGAAGTCGACCAATGTCGGCGCCCATTTCGGGCTGACGCCACGACGTTACCAGTCCGGACAAACCGACCGGATCGGCAGCATCTCCAAATGCGGCGATGAGCTGACGCGGACGATGCTGTACGAGGCGGCGATCGCGATCCTGACACGGATCCATAAGAATTTTAAGCTGCGGCTGTGGGGCCTGCGGCTGGCCAGGAAGAAGGGTCTGAAGCGCGCCGCGACGGCCGTGGCGCGCGCGCTCGCCGTGCTGCTGCACAAGATCTGGATCGATGGCACGACCTTCCGGTTTGGCGCCGGCGGCAAGCGCGGCCGGGTCGCTGCGGCGATGTAA